The proteins below come from a single Clostridia bacterium genomic window:
- a CDS encoding SDR family oxidoreductase, protein MAKVKELFDLHDQVAIVTGGGRGLGLQMAEALADQGCNVVLCSRKIENCQAAAEEIASAYGVKALALACNVRAKEDVDRTVRETLDNFGRIDILVNNAGASWGAPIEEMTLEQWNKVQETNVTGTFLFCQAVGPIMKKQGKGKIINIASVAGLYGLPPEIMNAVGYHASKGAVIAMTRDLAVKWGRFSINVNAIAPGFFPTKMSRVIIEEAMKSGFLAMAIPLGRLGGDDDLKGAIVYLASRASDYMTGQVMIIDGGTSAM, encoded by the coding sequence TTGGCTAAAGTGAAGGAATTATTTGACTTGCATGACCAGGTTGCCATAGTAACTGGAGGAGGTCGAGGGCTAGGACTGCAGATGGCTGAGGCGCTAGCCGATCAAGGTTGCAATGTGGTTTTATGTTCCCGCAAAATTGAGAATTGTCAAGCGGCTGCTGAGGAAATTGCCAGCGCGTATGGAGTAAAAGCTTTGGCATTGGCTTGTAACGTACGCGCCAAGGAAGATGTTGACCGAACTGTAAGAGAAACCTTAGATAATTTTGGGCGCATTGACATCTTGGTAAACAACGCTGGAGCTTCGTGGGGTGCACCCATCGAAGAGATGACTCTGGAACAATGGAATAAGGTACAAGAAACCAACGTTACTGGGACCTTCCTATTTTGCCAAGCAGTAGGCCCAATCATGAAAAAACAAGGCAAGGGGAAAATAATTAATATAGCGTCGGTGGCGGGCCTTTATGGGCTGCCACCTGAAATCATGAATGCCGTAGGCTACCATGCCAGCAAGGGCGCAGTAATTGCTATGACCAGGGACCTTGCTGTAAAGTGGGGACGGTTCAGTATTAACGTTAATGCCATTGCGCCAGGTTTTTTCCCAACCAAGATGTCTAGAGTAATAATTGAAGAAGCGATGAAGTCGGGCTTTTTAGCTATGGCCATACCCCTGGGCCGCTTAGGCGGCGATGACGACTTGAAAGGAGCCATCGTTTATCTTGCCAGCAGGGCTTCTGATTATATGACCGGACAGGTAATGATTATTGACGGAGGAACGTCGGCCATGTAA
- a CDS encoding peptidoglycan bridge formation glycyltransferase FemA/FemB family protein — protein MSWRTYVLTDGSKHEAEFDTFVSNHPKGHILQSYAWGQVKKQTGWKPLPIMVKADDGNPIASALVLCREIPGTRRCILYCPRGPVVDFEDQKQTRYLFGEIMKLGRAQGAIMLKIDPDIRADNDRVRQNLERIGFRPSRTNQGFEGTQPRFVFRLDISPSLDELMANFHPKTRYNIRLAMRKGVSIKSLCGKEDLRTFYSILLETAERDRFLVRNYDYFETLWDELVSRDYARLFMAYYQNQPIAGTLAFTIGTKAWYIYGASSNEHRNVMPNYLLQWEMIKWAKDRGCTMYDFRGVSGDLDPNNPLFGLYRFKRGFGGDMVEFLGDYDLVLSKGWYFLWSEARPAYSKIVRRIAPVLRHFRSQAKAIGEER, from the coding sequence ATGAGTTGGAGAACATACGTACTAACGGACGGTAGCAAACACGAAGCGGAATTCGATACCTTTGTGTCCAACCACCCCAAGGGCCATATCTTACAGTCCTACGCTTGGGGCCAAGTTAAAAAGCAAACTGGTTGGAAACCGTTACCAATTATGGTCAAGGCTGATGACGGCAATCCAATTGCGTCTGCGCTAGTTCTTTGTCGGGAAATACCCGGTACACGGCGCTGCATATTGTATTGTCCTCGGGGCCCGGTTGTTGATTTTGAAGATCAAAAGCAAACCCGTTATTTGTTTGGAGAGATAATGAAGCTGGGCCGAGCACAGGGAGCAATAATGCTAAAAATAGATCCCGATATCCGGGCTGACAATGATAGAGTTCGCCAAAATCTAGAACGGATTGGTTTTCGGCCTAGCAGAACCAATCAAGGGTTCGAAGGTACTCAGCCGCGATTTGTTTTTCGTCTGGATATTAGCCCTAGCCTTGATGAACTTATGGCCAATTTTCACCCCAAAACTCGGTACAATATCCGCCTAGCCATGCGGAAAGGCGTTTCAATAAAAAGCCTATGCGGCAAAGAGGATCTGAGGACATTTTACTCGATTCTTTTAGAGACAGCAGAGCGTGACCGCTTTCTAGTCCGTAACTATGATTATTTTGAAACCTTATGGGATGAGCTGGTAAGTAGGGATTATGCTCGCCTCTTCATGGCCTATTACCAGAACCAACCCATTGCTGGAACCCTAGCTTTTACTATCGGCACCAAAGCTTGGTATATCTATGGAGCTTCCAGCAACGAACACCGGAATGTTATGCCTAATTATCTACTGCAGTGGGAAATGATCAAATGGGCTAAAGATCGGGGCTGCACCATGTATGATTTTCGGGGAGTATCAGGGGACCTAGATCCTAACAACCCCCTATTTGGGCTGTACCGCTTCAAGAGGGGATTTGGGGGAGATATGGTAGAATTCCTGGGTGATTATGATCTGGTCTTATCCAAGGGTTGGTACTTCCTATGGTCAGAGGCGCGCCCCGCTTACAGCAAGATAGTAAGAAGGATAGCCCCGGTGCTGCGCCATTTTCGCTCCCAAGCCAAAGCAATCGGGGAGGAAAGATAG